From Camelina sativa cultivar DH55 chromosome 7, Cs, whole genome shotgun sequence, one genomic window encodes:
- the LOC104701102 gene encoding uncharacterized protein LOC104701102 isoform X2 yields MEEQREESEFVGDSIEEEEEAAKGLGISSKTETLDDGEDTNNTVHVSDSDVEDGNKDNLVSDVKADEDVALTVTDPEIDGDAEVKMVAKSQVKSGGEGETVISGGNEVTANDKASCEVEDSGDAEQNVHSEKSQQSSVDAEMVSVTEKKADQEKQSTKNLEETVGSETKDAEQVNPGTVLEASSAAEVNDEEKITNEEEKGEATEIDYAAEELVEDDVKVGEALDSSACDDSAGVVQTQDIPPVAEADVVSEMAIDEPKDNADLANPNSPSEDAAPGNIQDLKTDTRNVSLKEDKKAATVAIENGSSEAPVASGAQSPAAATDCSQEASDAILGSKESKDHECLDTKTADQKDAVIEAEDIITREFRSIDPNQKEDTGMEEDPSNSAFADDEAGSDVKTNGVKRKADVLSEDSPGEGTKTVSLAKVSFAERPSFKIGACIARAASQMTGSSLVLKGSNSDDETLSVESFVTQLHYAATDPDKENVVSEIAAGFFLDFRNSSALQQGPPEKVGKKRGRPSNSDVAGTEAFEFEEMGDTYWTDRVIHNGGEEQTPPTEKGNYQVVPVELKPAQVQRTRRPYKRRQTQIHIPLSVSDKPANFDENAPAELVMKFSEADTIPPEKSLSKMFRHFGPIRESQTEVDKENNRARVVYRKGADAKVAYNSAGRFSIFGTKAVIYELSYTITETFKVKPYVVSLGEEDAAPCLPA; encoded by the exons ATGGAGGAACAGAGAGAGGAGAGTGAGTTCGTTGGTGATTCcattgaggaggaagaagaagctgctaaGGGATTAGGTATATCTTCTAAAACTGAAACCCTAGATGATGGTGAGGATACAAACAACACGGTACATGTTTCGGATTCAGATGTAGAAGATGGCAATAAGGATAATTTGGTTTCTGATGTGAAAGCTGATGAAGATGTTGCACTGACTGTCACGGACCCTGAAATTGATGGAGATGCTGAGGTGAAGATGGTTGCTAAATCTCAAGTTAAGAGTGGAGGAGAAGGGGAAACTGTAATCTCTGGTGGGAATGAGGTAACTGCTAATGACAAGGCAAGTTGTGAAGTTGAGGATAGTGGTGATGCTGAACAAAATGTTCACTCTGAAAAGTCCCAGCAAAGTTCAGTAGATGCAGAGATGGTTTCTGTTACTGAAAAGAAAGCTGACCAAGAGAAGCAATCCACAAAGAATCTCGAAGAGACTGTGGGATCCGAGACCAAAGATGCTGAGCAAGTAAATCCAGGTACTGTTTTGGAAGCTAGCTCTGCTGCTGAAgtaaatgatgaagaaaaaataaccaatgaagaagaaaaaggagaagccACGGAGATTGATTATGCGGCAGAGGAACTGGTGGAAGATGATGTTAAAGTAGGTGAAGCTTTGGATAGTAGTGCTTGCGATGACTCTGCGGGTGTAGTACAAACCCAAGATATTCCTCCAGTTGCTGAAGCTGATGTGGTAAGTGAAATGGCAATTGACGAACCGAAAGATAATGCTGATTTAGCAAACCCAAACAGTCCCTCTGAAGATGCTGCTCCAG GGAATATACAAGACCTTAAAACCGACACCAGGAATGTCTCTTTGAAAGAGGATAAGAAAGCTGCCACGGTTGCTATTGAAAATGGATCCAGTGAAGCACCTGTTGCTTCTGGAGCGCAATCTCCAGCTGCTGCTACAGATTGCTCACAAGAGGCCTCTGATGCAATTTTGGGatctaaagaaagtaaagatCATGAATGCTTGGATACGAAAACGGCAGATCAAAAAGATGCAGTGATAGAGGCAGAGGACATCATAACTCGTGAATTCCGAAGTATCGATCCAAACCAAAAGGAAGATACAGGAATGGAAGAAGATCCCAGTAATTCTGCTTTTGCTGATGATGAAGCTGGTTCTGATGTTAAGACCAATGGTGTGAAACGAAAGGCTGATGTCCTGAGTGAGGATTCACCAGGAGAAGGTACGAAGACTGTCTCATTGGCAAAGGTGTCTTTTGCAGAAAGGCCCTCCTTTAAGATTGGTGCGTGCATAGCCAGAGCTGCTAGTCAGATGACAGGATCTTCTTTAGTTTTGAAGGGTAGTAACTCTGATGATGAAACTCTCTCTGTTGAGAGCTTTGTGACCCAGCTTCACTATGCAGCAACAGACCCTGATAAAGAGAACGTTGTATCTGAAATTGCTGCTggttttttcttagatttccgaaaCTCCTCGGCTTTGCAGCAAGGTCCCCCAGAAAAGGTGGGCAAAAAAAGAGGTAGACCATCCAATTCTGATGTAGCAGGAACTGAAGCATTCGAGTTTGAGGAAATGGGAGACACATACTGGACTGACAGAGTGATCCATAATGGTGGTGAAGAGCAGACACCACCAACCGAGAAAGGAAATTATCAAGTTGTGCCagttgagttgaaacctgctcAGGTTCAAAGAACTCGTCGACCATACAAAAGACGACAGACTCAGATCCATATTCCTCTTTCAGTCTCAGACAAACCGGCAAACTTTGATGAGAATGCACCAGCTGAACTTGTAATGAAGTTTTCTGAAGCGGATACTATACCTCCTGAGAAGAGCCTGAGTAAAATGTTTAGGCATTTTGGACCAATAAGGGAGTCGCAAACTGAAGTTGACAAGGAAAATAACCGGGCCAGAGTAGTTTACAGGAAGGGTGCTGATGCCAAGGTTGCTTACAACAGCGCAGGAAGGTTTAGTATTTTTGGGACGAAAGCGGTGATTTACGAGCTCAGCTATACGATAACTGAGACATTCAAAGTTAAGCCTTATGTTGTGTCTTTAGGCGAGGAGGATGCAGCACCATGTCTTCCAGCCTAG
- the LOC104701102 gene encoding uncharacterized protein LOC104701102 isoform X1 — MEEQREESEFVGDSIEEEEEAAKGLGISSKTETLDDGEDTNNTVHVSDSDVEDGNKDNLVSDVKADEDVALTVTDPEIDGDAEVKMVAKSQVKSGGEGETVISGGNEVTANDKASCEVEDSGDAEQNVHSEKSQQSSVDAEMVSVTEKKADQEKQSTKNLEETVGSETKDAEQVNPGTVLEASSAAEVNDEEKITNEEEKGEATEIDYAAEELVEDDVKVGEALDSSACDDSAGVVQTQDIPPVAEADVVSEMAIDEPKDNADLANPNSPSEDAAPGEVEPLDHNALFDPTSDITNFIDFSGVSSWSGNIQDLKTDTRNVSLKEDKKAATVAIENGSSEAPVASGAQSPAAATDCSQEASDAILGSKESKDHECLDTKTADQKDAVIEAEDIITREFRSIDPNQKEDTGMEEDPSNSAFADDEAGSDVKTNGVKRKADVLSEDSPGEGTKTVSLAKVSFAERPSFKIGACIARAASQMTGSSLVLKGSNSDDETLSVESFVTQLHYAATDPDKENVVSEIAAGFFLDFRNSSALQQGPPEKVGKKRGRPSNSDVAGTEAFEFEEMGDTYWTDRVIHNGGEEQTPPTEKGNYQVVPVELKPAQVQRTRRPYKRRQTQIHIPLSVSDKPANFDENAPAELVMKFSEADTIPPEKSLSKMFRHFGPIRESQTEVDKENNRARVVYRKGADAKVAYNSAGRFSIFGTKAVIYELSYTITETFKVKPYVVSLGEEDAAPCLPA; from the coding sequence ATGGAGGAACAGAGAGAGGAGAGTGAGTTCGTTGGTGATTCcattgaggaggaagaagaagctgctaaGGGATTAGGTATATCTTCTAAAACTGAAACCCTAGATGATGGTGAGGATACAAACAACACGGTACATGTTTCGGATTCAGATGTAGAAGATGGCAATAAGGATAATTTGGTTTCTGATGTGAAAGCTGATGAAGATGTTGCACTGACTGTCACGGACCCTGAAATTGATGGAGATGCTGAGGTGAAGATGGTTGCTAAATCTCAAGTTAAGAGTGGAGGAGAAGGGGAAACTGTAATCTCTGGTGGGAATGAGGTAACTGCTAATGACAAGGCAAGTTGTGAAGTTGAGGATAGTGGTGATGCTGAACAAAATGTTCACTCTGAAAAGTCCCAGCAAAGTTCAGTAGATGCAGAGATGGTTTCTGTTACTGAAAAGAAAGCTGACCAAGAGAAGCAATCCACAAAGAATCTCGAAGAGACTGTGGGATCCGAGACCAAAGATGCTGAGCAAGTAAATCCAGGTACTGTTTTGGAAGCTAGCTCTGCTGCTGAAgtaaatgatgaagaaaaaataaccaatgaagaagaaaaaggagaagccACGGAGATTGATTATGCGGCAGAGGAACTGGTGGAAGATGATGTTAAAGTAGGTGAAGCTTTGGATAGTAGTGCTTGCGATGACTCTGCGGGTGTAGTACAAACCCAAGATATTCCTCCAGTTGCTGAAGCTGATGTGGTAAGTGAAATGGCAATTGACGAACCGAAAGATAATGCTGATTTAGCAAACCCAAACAGTCCCTCTGAAGATGCTGCTCCAGGTGAAGTTGAACCGTTGGATCATAATGCTCTTTTTGATCCAACTTCTGATATTACCAACTTTATTGATTTCAGTGGTGTATCATCTTGGTCAGGGAATATACAAGACCTTAAAACCGACACCAGGAATGTCTCTTTGAAAGAGGATAAGAAAGCTGCCACGGTTGCTATTGAAAATGGATCCAGTGAAGCACCTGTTGCTTCTGGAGCGCAATCTCCAGCTGCTGCTACAGATTGCTCACAAGAGGCCTCTGATGCAATTTTGGGatctaaagaaagtaaagatCATGAATGCTTGGATACGAAAACGGCAGATCAAAAAGATGCAGTGATAGAGGCAGAGGACATCATAACTCGTGAATTCCGAAGTATCGATCCAAACCAAAAGGAAGATACAGGAATGGAAGAAGATCCCAGTAATTCTGCTTTTGCTGATGATGAAGCTGGTTCTGATGTTAAGACCAATGGTGTGAAACGAAAGGCTGATGTCCTGAGTGAGGATTCACCAGGAGAAGGTACGAAGACTGTCTCATTGGCAAAGGTGTCTTTTGCAGAAAGGCCCTCCTTTAAGATTGGTGCGTGCATAGCCAGAGCTGCTAGTCAGATGACAGGATCTTCTTTAGTTTTGAAGGGTAGTAACTCTGATGATGAAACTCTCTCTGTTGAGAGCTTTGTGACCCAGCTTCACTATGCAGCAACAGACCCTGATAAAGAGAACGTTGTATCTGAAATTGCTGCTggttttttcttagatttccgaaaCTCCTCGGCTTTGCAGCAAGGTCCCCCAGAAAAGGTGGGCAAAAAAAGAGGTAGACCATCCAATTCTGATGTAGCAGGAACTGAAGCATTCGAGTTTGAGGAAATGGGAGACACATACTGGACTGACAGAGTGATCCATAATGGTGGTGAAGAGCAGACACCACCAACCGAGAAAGGAAATTATCAAGTTGTGCCagttgagttgaaacctgctcAGGTTCAAAGAACTCGTCGACCATACAAAAGACGACAGACTCAGATCCATATTCCTCTTTCAGTCTCAGACAAACCGGCAAACTTTGATGAGAATGCACCAGCTGAACTTGTAATGAAGTTTTCTGAAGCGGATACTATACCTCCTGAGAAGAGCCTGAGTAAAATGTTTAGGCATTTTGGACCAATAAGGGAGTCGCAAACTGAAGTTGACAAGGAAAATAACCGGGCCAGAGTAGTTTACAGGAAGGGTGCTGATGCCAAGGTTGCTTACAACAGCGCAGGAAGGTTTAGTATTTTTGGGACGAAAGCGGTGATTTACGAGCTCAGCTATACGATAACTGAGACATTCAAAGTTAAGCCTTATGTTGTGTCTTTAGGCGAGGAGGATGCAGCACCATGTCTTCCAGCCTAG
- the LOC104701101 gene encoding uncharacterized protein LOC104701101 isoform X1 translates to MEEQREESEFVGDSIEEEEEAAKGLGISSKTETLDDGEDTNNTVHVSDSDVEDGNKDNLVSDVKADEDVALTVTDPEIDGDAEVKTVAKSQVKSGGEGETVISGGNEVTANDKASCEVEDSGDAEQNVHSEKSQQSSVDAEMVSVTEKKADQEKQSTKNLEETVGSETKDAEQVNPGTVLEASSAAEVNDEEKITNEEEKGEATEIDYAAEELVEDDVKVGEALDSSACDDSAGVVQTQDIPPVAEADVVSEMAIDEPKDNADLANPNSPSEDAAPGEVEPLDHNALFDPTSDITNFIDFSGVSSWSGNIQDLKTDTRNVSLKEDKKAATVAIENGSSEAPVASGAQSPAAATDCSQEASDAILGSKESKDHECLDTKTADQKDAVIEAEDIITREFRSIDPNQKEDTGMEEDPSNSAFADDEAGSDVKTNGVKRKADVLSEDSPGEGTKTVSLAKVSFAERPSFKIGACIARAASQMTGSSLVLKGSNSDDETLSVESFVTQLHYAATDPDKENVVSEIAAGFFLDFRNSSALQQGPPEKVGKKRGRPSNSDVAGTEAFEFEEMGDTYWTDRVIHNGGEEQTPPTEKGNYQVVPVELKPAQVQRTRRPYKRRQTQIHIPLSVSDKPANFDENAPAELVMKFSEADTIPPEKSLSKMFRHFGPIRESQTEVDKENNRARVVYRKGADAKVAYNSAGRFSIFGTKAVIYELSYTITETFKVKPYVVSLGEEDAAPCLPA, encoded by the coding sequence ATGGAGGAACAGAGAGAGGAGAGTGAGTTCGTTGGTGATTCcattgaggaggaagaagaagctgctaaGGGATTAGGTATATCTTCTAAAACTGAAACCCTAGATGATGGTGAGGATACAAACAACACGGTACATGTTTCGGATTCAGATGTAGAAGATGGCAATAAGGATAATTTGGTTTCTGATGTGAAAGCTGATGAAGATGTTGCACTGACTGTCACGGACCCTGAAATTGATGGAGATGCTGAGGTGAAGACGGTTGCTAAATCTCAAGTTAAGAGTGGAGGAGAAGGGGAAACTGTAATCTCTGGTGGGAATGAGGTAACTGCTAATGACAAGGCAAGTTGTGAAGTTGAGGATAGTGGTGATGCTGAACAAAATGTTCACTCTGAAAAGTCCCAGCAAAGTTCAGTAGATGCAGAGATGGTTTCTGTTACTGAAAAGAAAGCTGACCAAGAGAAGCAATCCACAAAGAATCTCGAAGAGACTGTGGGATCCGAGACCAAAGATGCTGAGCAAGTAAATCCAGGTACTGTTTTGGAAGCTAGCTCTGCTGCTGAAgtaaatgatgaagaaaaaataaccaatgaagaagaaaaaggagaagccACGGAGATTGATTATGCGGCAGAGGAACTGGTGGAAGATGATGTTAAAGTAGGTGAAGCTTTGGATAGTAGTGCTTGCGATGACTCTGCGGGTGTAGTACAAACCCAAGATATTCCTCCAGTTGCTGAAGCTGATGTGGTAAGTGAAATGGCAATTGACGAACCGAAAGATAATGCTGATTTAGCAAACCCAAACAGTCCCTCTGAAGATGCTGCTCCAGGTGAAGTTGAACCGTTGGATCATAATGCTCTTTTTGATCCAACTTCTGATATTACCAACTTTATTGATTTCAGTGGTGTATCATCTTGGTCAGGGAATATACAAGACCTTAAAACCGACACCAGGAATGTCTCTTTGAAAGAGGATAAGAAAGCTGCCACGGTTGCTATTGAAAATGGATCCAGTGAAGCACCTGTTGCTTCTGGAGCGCAATCTCCAGCTGCTGCTACAGATTGCTCACAAGAGGCCTCTGATGCAATTTTGGGatctaaagaaagtaaagatCATGAATGCTTGGATACGAAAACGGCAGATCAAAAAGATGCAGTGATAGAGGCAGAGGACATCATAACTCGTGAATTCCGAAGTATCGATCCAAACCAAAAGGAAGATACAGGAATGGAAGAAGATCCCAGTAATTCTGCTTTTGCTGATGATGAAGCTGGTTCTGATGTTAAGACCAATGGTGTGAAACGAAAGGCTGATGTCCTGAGTGAGGATTCACCAGGAGAAGGTACGAAGACTGTCTCATTGGCAAAGGTGTCTTTTGCAGAAAGGCCCTCCTTTAAGATTGGTGCGTGCATAGCCAGAGCTGCTAGTCAGATGACAGGATCTTCTTTAGTTTTGAAGGGTAGTAACTCTGATGATGAAACTCTCTCTGTTGAGAGCTTTGTGACCCAGCTTCACTATGCAGCAACAGACCCTGATAAAGAGAACGTTGTATCTGAAATTGCTGCTggttttttcttagatttccgaaaCTCCTCGGCTTTGCAGCAAGGTCCCCCAGAAAAGGTGGGCAAAAAAAGAGGTAGACCATCCAATTCTGATGTAGCAGGAACTGAAGCATTCGAGTTTGAGGAAATGGGAGACACATACTGGACTGACAGAGTGATCCATAATGGTGGTGAAGAGCAGACACCACCAACCGAGAAAGGAAATTATCAAGTTGTGCCagttgagttgaaacctgctcAGGTTCAAAGAACTCGTCGACCATACAAAAGACGACAGACTCAGATCCATATTCCTCTTTCAGTCTCAGACAAACCGGCAAACTTTGATGAGAATGCACCAGCTGAACTTGTAATGAAGTTTTCTGAAGCGGATACTATACCTCCTGAGAAGAGCCTGAGTAAAATGTTTAGGCATTTTGGACCAATAAGGGAGTCGCAAACTGAAGTTGACAAGGAAAATAACCGGGCCAGAGTAGTTTACAGGAAGGGTGCTGATGCCAAGGTTGCTTACAACAGCGCAGGAAGGTTTAGTATTTTTGGGACGAAAGCGGTGATTTACGAGCTCAGCTATACGATAACTGAGACATTCAAAGTTAAGCCTTATGTTGTGTCTTTAGGCGAGGAGGATGCAGCACCATGTCTTCCAGCCTAG
- the LOC104701101 gene encoding midasin-like isoform X2, whose translation MEEQREESEFVGDSIEEEEEAAKGLGISSKTETLDDGEDTNNTVHVSDSDVEDGNKDNLVSDVKADEDVALTVTDPEIDGDAEVKTVAKSQVKSGGEGETVISGGNEVTANDKASCEVEDSGDAEQNVHSEKSQQSSVDAEMVSVTEKKADQEKQSTKNLEETVGSETKDAEQVNPGTVLEASSAAEVNDEEKITNEEEKGEATEIDYAAEELVEDDVKVGEALDSSACDDSAGVVQTQDIPPVAEADVVSEMAIDEPKDNADLANPNSPSEDAAPGNIQDLKTDTRNVSLKEDKKAATVAIENGSSEAPVASGAQSPAAATDCSQEASDAILGSKESKDHECLDTKTADQKDAVIEAEDIITREFRSIDPNQKEDTGMEEDPSNSAFADDEAGSDVKTNGVKRKADVLSEDSPGEGTKTVSLAKVSFAERPSFKIGACIARAASQMTGSSLVLKGSNSDDETLSVESFVTQLHYAATDPDKENVVSEIAAGFFLDFRNSSALQQGPPEKVGKKRGRPSNSDVAGTEAFEFEEMGDTYWTDRVIHNGGEEQTPPTEKGNYQVVPVELKPAQVQRTRRPYKRRQTQIHIPLSVSDKPANFDENAPAELVMKFSEADTIPPEKSLSKMFRHFGPIRESQTEVDKENNRARVVYRKGADAKVAYNSAGRFSIFGTKAVIYELSYTITETFKVKPYVVSLGEEDAAPCLPA comes from the exons ATGGAGGAACAGAGAGAGGAGAGTGAGTTCGTTGGTGATTCcattgaggaggaagaagaagctgctaaGGGATTAGGTATATCTTCTAAAACTGAAACCCTAGATGATGGTGAGGATACAAACAACACGGTACATGTTTCGGATTCAGATGTAGAAGATGGCAATAAGGATAATTTGGTTTCTGATGTGAAAGCTGATGAAGATGTTGCACTGACTGTCACGGACCCTGAAATTGATGGAGATGCTGAGGTGAAGACGGTTGCTAAATCTCAAGTTAAGAGTGGAGGAGAAGGGGAAACTGTAATCTCTGGTGGGAATGAGGTAACTGCTAATGACAAGGCAAGTTGTGAAGTTGAGGATAGTGGTGATGCTGAACAAAATGTTCACTCTGAAAAGTCCCAGCAAAGTTCAGTAGATGCAGAGATGGTTTCTGTTACTGAAAAGAAAGCTGACCAAGAGAAGCAATCCACAAAGAATCTCGAAGAGACTGTGGGATCCGAGACCAAAGATGCTGAGCAAGTAAATCCAGGTACTGTTTTGGAAGCTAGCTCTGCTGCTGAAgtaaatgatgaagaaaaaataaccaatgaagaagaaaaaggagaagccACGGAGATTGATTATGCGGCAGAGGAACTGGTGGAAGATGATGTTAAAGTAGGTGAAGCTTTGGATAGTAGTGCTTGCGATGACTCTGCGGGTGTAGTACAAACCCAAGATATTCCTCCAGTTGCTGAAGCTGATGTGGTAAGTGAAATGGCAATTGACGAACCGAAAGATAATGCTGATTTAGCAAACCCAAACAGTCCCTCTGAAGATGCTGCTCCAG GGAATATACAAGACCTTAAAACCGACACCAGGAATGTCTCTTTGAAAGAGGATAAGAAAGCTGCCACGGTTGCTATTGAAAATGGATCCAGTGAAGCACCTGTTGCTTCTGGAGCGCAATCTCCAGCTGCTGCTACAGATTGCTCACAAGAGGCCTCTGATGCAATTTTGGGatctaaagaaagtaaagatCATGAATGCTTGGATACGAAAACGGCAGATCAAAAAGATGCAGTGATAGAGGCAGAGGACATCATAACTCGTGAATTCCGAAGTATCGATCCAAACCAAAAGGAAGATACAGGAATGGAAGAAGATCCCAGTAATTCTGCTTTTGCTGATGATGAAGCTGGTTCTGATGTTAAGACCAATGGTGTGAAACGAAAGGCTGATGTCCTGAGTGAGGATTCACCAGGAGAAGGTACGAAGACTGTCTCATTGGCAAAGGTGTCTTTTGCAGAAAGGCCCTCCTTTAAGATTGGTGCGTGCATAGCCAGAGCTGCTAGTCAGATGACAGGATCTTCTTTAGTTTTGAAGGGTAGTAACTCTGATGATGAAACTCTCTCTGTTGAGAGCTTTGTGACCCAGCTTCACTATGCAGCAACAGACCCTGATAAAGAGAACGTTGTATCTGAAATTGCTGCTggttttttcttagatttccgaaaCTCCTCGGCTTTGCAGCAAGGTCCCCCAGAAAAGGTGGGCAAAAAAAGAGGTAGACCATCCAATTCTGATGTAGCAGGAACTGAAGCATTCGAGTTTGAGGAAATGGGAGACACATACTGGACTGACAGAGTGATCCATAATGGTGGTGAAGAGCAGACACCACCAACCGAGAAAGGAAATTATCAAGTTGTGCCagttgagttgaaacctgctcAGGTTCAAAGAACTCGTCGACCATACAAAAGACGACAGACTCAGATCCATATTCCTCTTTCAGTCTCAGACAAACCGGCAAACTTTGATGAGAATGCACCAGCTGAACTTGTAATGAAGTTTTCTGAAGCGGATACTATACCTCCTGAGAAGAGCCTGAGTAAAATGTTTAGGCATTTTGGACCAATAAGGGAGTCGCAAACTGAAGTTGACAAGGAAAATAACCGGGCCAGAGTAGTTTACAGGAAGGGTGCTGATGCCAAGGTTGCTTACAACAGCGCAGGAAGGTTTAGTATTTTTGGGACGAAAGCGGTGATTTACGAGCTCAGCTATACGATAACTGAGACATTCAAAGTTAAGCCTTATGTTGTGTCTTTAGGCGAGGAGGATGCAGCACCATGTCTTCCAGCCTAG